Genomic DNA from Cucurbita pepo subsp. pepo cultivar mu-cu-16 chromosome LG13, ASM280686v2, whole genome shotgun sequence:
cccaagtctaccgcgagcagatattgtcttctttagattttcccttttgagcttccactcaaggtttttaaaacgtgtcagttagggagaggtttccacacccttataaagaatgttttgttcccctctccaactgtgTGGGACCTCACATGAGGTGTTTGGTATTGTATGCATTTCCGCTATATCCCAAAATATACTGAACCTAGGCGATATCCCTGCATGAAGAACTAATAATACCAGATTTCTCAGCAACTAAGACCATATTCAGACCGGAAATCTGTTCTTCCGGGATTGCTGCAAAATGAATCTTTATTTTGTGGGATCTTTTCAATGACAACAATGAGCAAGAACGAACTGATTCCAGTTGTGTATAGCCCAAAATTGATGAATGATTCTCACCCAATAATCACACACTTACGACATGTTGAagaaatttcataaacattatgttctaattcataaaaattggtTGTAAATATCCAGGAAGGTGTTACAAACTCCAGAAGCATCAACTACAAGATCAAACCTTCTTCAAACAATGAGAACAAACCAGATGCCATACCCAATAGAGATTTccaaatccaaaaagaaaactagCAGTTGGTTAAAAACTACATACTCATCCCAGAATTTTCACACACTTTCTGTTCTTCATTACCTCCGCTTTATTCTCCATCTTCAATGGCAAGGGAGCAGAGAATGCAACACCTCCATGGCCACTGGTCATCGTCCTTCGACGGTTTCTTTCTCCATCACTGACCTCTGGAAATCCATCATCTCCTCCATGTGCTTCTTCATTATCACCATCTTCCTCAGCTACCTCAGAAAACTCCTTAATCTCCACAAGCTCATCACTTGAATCCCTTTCTTCATCCAAAACACCATAATCTTCTTCATGTGGACTGTTGCTGCCTAAAACCCTACAGATATTTCCATTCTCAGCTAATCCAACACTTTTCTTCACTCTAACTCCAATATGTTGCCCTTTTGCAAGCTTCCCATTTCGAGTTTGATTGTTATCTTTGATAATTGTTCTAGGGgactcctcctcctccttccccTCATCAACATCACCAACATGTTGAAACCTTTTAAGATTCAGTTCTTTCCCATCATTCTCAAAAATTCTCGAACGCTCACAAATCTTTTCAACTCTGCTCCATAATTCCTCAATAGTCTCTTTCTGATTCTCATAGCTTTTAAGCTTAGGATTAGAAACAATAGATTTATTGACATTTTGAACTAACCTCGCATTTCTCATTGCCTTAAGTGGAAGTCTGTTCCTCTTCACAGCAAAGGAATCAATCCGTTCCCAAAACTGAACCAAATCTCTGATAATGCACTTCTTGCTGTCTTTGACCATTGGATCACTACCCTGAGAAGAAGATCACGGAGAAGATCAATTAGAATCAATTACAATGAAAgtagaagaaatgaaatacaTCCACCAAACTACAATTACCTGAATGGAGTCGAGATGGAGAAGCAAATCCATTATTTCGAGAGAAATGGTGTTACGATCGAAGTAGAATTCATTGGACAGCGACGATTGGAGAGATTCAAATCTAGACTTGATGATGGCGAGATCTTTGAGCTCTCTAAGTGCTCGCGATCTGCGGACAAGGAATGCTCGAAAATGTGTCTGGATTGTACTCGCGGCAACTTGCCGGAGAGATTGCAAAGAAACATGAGAACCAGAAACTCGATGGAGAGAGGATTCGAGGGCTTCGATGCGGGAGAGAAGAGAGGAGATGGTAGGATGGTGGACGACTTGGGGAAGTTCTTGCTCACGAAAGCGCTTCTGATTTTGGGGTTGAAATTGATAATGCGATTGAAATTTCTGGGTACGATGACTTGGGTACTGAGAATAGTGCTGAAATTGGGCGGATTGAAGGATTTGAGAAGCAAGAGCTTGAAGAAGGGGGTCGGAGGGAGACGGCGGCAGAGGAGGAGAGTGGTGGGGGCTTTGGAAGCAGGGAGTGGTGAAATCGCCGCCGCAGCAACAGGCGTGGGGAAGATGGGTTTGATGAGGATAGTGATGAGAAGCCATTAGAGGCTTGAAGTTTGAAGCTTGGTCAGCTAGGAAGAGATGGAGATTCTTCGAGGGCTTAAGGGGTTCCGATTTTGGCGAACTTTTTGCGCTTTTCCCCAACGAATACTACTTATACCCACGTGTAATGTTTTTCCcactaaaaaagaattagagtACGAAATGGGTAAAATGTCCATTTTACCCTCGTGGACTTGCCCCAAACATGAGAGGATTCTCGGTTTAGATAGAGAACGAGAGAGTAAGTcagaaaattttctattatataaATGATGATAGAGACGAGTTTATATTCTTGTCTCTGCCccacttaatataaatatatcatgCACCTCGGTTTCATGATATCTAC
This window encodes:
- the LOC111809076 gene encoding BAG family molecular chaperone regulator 8, chloroplastic-like, whose product is MASHHYPHQTHLPHACCCGGDFTTPCFQSPHHSPPLPPSPSDPLLQALASQILQSAQFQHYSQYPSHRTQKFQSHYQFQPQNQKRFREQELPQVVHHPTISSLLSRIEALESSLHRVSGSHVSLQSLRQVAASTIQTHFRAFLVRRSRALRELKDLAIIKSRFESLQSSLSNEFYFDRNTISLEIMDLLLHLDSIQGSDPMVKDSKKCIIRDLVQFWERIDSFAVKRNRLPLKAMRNARLVQNVNKSIVSNPKLKSYENQKETIEELWSRVEKICERSRIFENDGKELNLKRFQHVGDVDEGKEEEESPRTIIKDNNQTRNGKLAKGQHIGVRVKKSVGLAENGNICRVLGSNSPHEEDYGVLDEERDSSDELVEIKEFSEVAEEDGDNEEAHGGDDGFPEVSDGERNRRRTMTSGHGGVAFSAPLPLKMENKAEVMKNRKCVKILG